GGCGGGACCATCCGGGTGGACAGCCAGGAAGGGAAGGGAACGGTGTTCGCTCTTTATTTTCCTGCTTTACGAAAGCCGGACAATCCGCTACAATAGAGAGTACAGTTTAAGAGAAAAGGAAGGTATGACAAAAATGGCAGATCCAATTGTGACCATTGAGATGGAAAACGGCGATATCATGAAGGCGGAGCTCTATCCCCAGATTGCGCCGAACACGGTGAATAATTTTATTTCCCTGGTGAAGAAAGGGTTCTATGACGGATTGATCTTCCACCGGGTGATCCGCGGGTTCATGATCCAGGGCGGTTGTCCGGAAGGAAGAGGGACCGGTGGCCCGGGCTACCACATCAAGGGTGAGTTCGCCCAGAACGGGGTGGACAATCCGCTGGCCCACACAGAGGGCGTGCTGTCCATGGCAAGAGCCATGCACCCGGATTCTGCGGGCTCTCAGTTCTTTATCATGCACAAGACATCTCCCCATCTGGACGGGGCTTACACGGCCTTTGGCAAGATCATAGAAGGGATGGATGTGGTGGATAAGATCGCGGGAGTCCAGACGGATTTCCAGGATCGGCCGCTGCAGGAGCAGAAGATGAAGAAGGTGACGGTAGACACCATGGGCGTGGACTATCCGGAGCCGGAGAAAGCCTAAGGATTTGGGATAAAGGAAGCGAGTGTAGATGGAACGGTTCTATCAGAATACGGCGGCCAGGGTATTTCTGGCTTTGGTGTGCTGCGCCTTATGGGGCAGCGCATTTCCGTGTGTAAAAATTGGATATGAGATGTTCCAGGTGGAAGGGGCAGGCAGCCAGATTTTGTTCGCCGGATACCGGTTTTTTCTGGCCGGCGTCCTGACCTTTATCCTGGCCTGCGTGCTGGAGAGAAGGCTGGTGGTGATCCGGCGGTCTTCTCTTCCCTATGT
This window of the Massilistercora timonensis genome carries:
- a CDS encoding peptidylprolyl isomerase, which gives rise to MADPIVTIEMENGDIMKAELYPQIAPNTVNNFISLVKKGFYDGLIFHRVIRGFMIQGGCPEGRGTGGPGYHIKGEFAQNGVDNPLAHTEGVLSMARAMHPDSAGSQFFIMHKTSPHLDGAYTAFGKIIEGMDVVDKIAGVQTDFQDRPLQEQKMKKVTVDTMGVDYPEPEKA